A DNA window from Theobroma cacao cultivar B97-61/B2 chromosome 5, Criollo_cocoa_genome_V2, whole genome shotgun sequence contains the following coding sequences:
- the LOC18599363 gene encoding receptor-like protein 12, whose translation MRSLLWNYQFLCLLLLFYIYAEATTSSSFTSSTPGKICSHNEAAALLQFKQSFLINSSASFTCDADYGIRSYPKTDSWEESTDCCSWDGVTCDSETGQVIGLDLSCSRLYGTIPSNSSIFLLQHLKRLDLSFNDFRNSKISAGFGRFGDLTHLNLSNSLFSGQVPSDISRLSKLISLDLSSFKPLIPDDSQLKLETTALERLVQNLGEVQEFYLDGINMSSVDPSYLMKFSSSLTSLSLRNCELRGKIPESIFQFPNLKFIDLGINQELAIYLPKSNWTNPLEFLNLESTEVLEGLPDSIGNLRSLQFLNLIGCNLQGSIPSTIGNLSEVIALLLSFNNFSGQIPPSVVNLPQLIDLDMSHNQLGGPIPYHASGLSKLVSLYFSDNFLIEAIPSWVLNLPSLQNLYLGNNRFTGDIQAFQSKSLTTIDFGNNRLHGHIPSSIFKLANLALLDLSFNNFSGIVELDMFSELKNLEWLDLSHNNLSLSKNIKVNYTLPKLSSLFLASCNLSEFPNFLRGNKVLLGLDLSENRIHGQIPKWMWDVGKNTLSYLSLSQNFLNGSVEFPWLNILSLQLQFNMLQGVLPEFMKGCQLKALNFNGNRFEGDLPQSLVNCRSLEVLDLGNNNMKGTFPYWLETLPELQVLVLSSNKFHGFVPKSKARAPFPKLRVLDLSNNGFVGPLPAWYIENLKAMAYLDEGYSSVRYMQGSRSYNYSLTLTIKGFTTQLVRILTIFTSIDLSNNNFEGVIPEVLGKLSALKGLNLSSNKIGGDIPPSLGHLTQLEWLDLSSNELVGKIPEELVDLIFLSFIDLSDNQLVGSIPQGKQFNTFENSSYEGNFGLCGRPLSKSCNETPKPPSPTLPLEDDSKSGIQFGWKVALMGYGCGFIFGAAACYLVFQTGKPKWFINLVGVKQHQKVKKSKQKKATRRAERRN comes from the coding sequence ATGAGAAGCTTGCTATGGAACTATCAATTCCTCTGCCTGCTCCTCTTGTTTTATATCTATGCTGAAGCCACTACTTCATCCTCTTTCACTTCATCGACACCAGGGAAGATATGTTCCCACAACGAGGCTGCAGCTTTGCTTCAATTCAAGCAGAGCTTTCTTATTAATAGCTCTGCTTCATTTACTTGTGATGCAGACTATGGGATCAGATCTTATCCTAAGACAGACTCATGGGAAGAGAGTACAGATTGTTGTTCATGGGATGGGGTCACATGTGATAGTGAAACTGGTCAGGTAATTGGCCTTGATCTCAGTTGCAGTAGGCTTTATGGTACCATTCCTTCCAACAGCAGCATTTTCCTCCTCCAACACTTGAAGAGGCTCGATCTCTCCTTCAATGATTTTAGGAATTCCAAGATTTCAGCAGGGTTTGGTAGGTTTGGAGATTTAACACATTTAAATCTCTCCAATTCACTGTTTTCAGGCCAAGTTCCATCCGATATCTCCCGTCTTTCCAAGCTAATTTCACTTGATCTTTCTTCATTCAAACCACTCATTCCTGATGATTCACAATTGAAGCTTGAGACAACTGCTCTCGAAAGGCTTGTTCAGAACTTGGGTGAGGTACAAGAATTTTACCTTGACGGTATAAACATGTCATCTGTTGATCCTAGTTActtgatgaaattttcttcttctttgacATCTCTCAGTCTCCGAAATTGCGAATTACGAGGTAAAATTCCTGAAAGCATTTTCCAATTTCCAAATCTTAAGTTTATTGATTTAGGCATTAACCAAGAACTCGCCATTTATCTTCCAAAGTCCAATTGGACCAATCCCCTCGAGTTTCTGAACCTAGAAAGCACAGAAGTCCTTGAAGGACTGCCTGATTCAATTGGAAATCTAAGGTCCTTACAGTTTCTAAATCTCATTGGTTGCAATTTGCAAGGTTCAATTCCCTCAACAATAGGAAACCTATCAGAAGTTATAGCTTTGTTGCTTTCATTTAACAACTTCAGTGGTCAGATCCCTCCATCAGTTGTGAACCTCCCACAACTTATAGATTTAGACATGTCACATAATCAACTAGGAGGCCCTATTCCTTATCATGCAAGTGGGCTTTCAAAGCTAGTTAGTTTATACTTCTCTGATAACTTTCTTATTGAAGCAATACCATCTTGGGTTTTGAACCTACCATCATTACAAAACCTCTATCTTGGAAACAACAGATTCACAGGAGATATTCAGGCATTCCAATCTAAATCCTTGACCACAATCGATTTTGGTAATAACAGGCTGCATGGCCACATTCCAAGCTCAATTTTTAAACTTGCAAACCTTGCACTGCTTGATCTGTCATTTAATAACTTCAGTGGCATTGTAGAGTTGGACATGTTTTCAGAGCTCAAAAACCTTGAGTGGCTGGATCTTTCACATAATAATCTGTCATTAAGCAAGAACATCAAAGTCAACTATACATTGCCCAAACTGAGCTCATTGTTCTTGGCTTCTTGTAACTTGAGTGAATTCCCAAATTTTCTAAGAGGGAATAAAGTTCTACTTGGCTTAGACCTCTCTGAGAATAGAATTCACGGACAGATTCCAAAGTGGATGTGGGATGTGGGAAAGAATACTTTGTCTTATTTAAgtctttctcaaaattttttgaatggcTCAGTAGAATTTCCGTGGCTCAACATTCTGAGTCTCCAACTGCAATTTAACATGCTTCAAGGAGTGCTACCAGAGTTCATGAAGGGATGTCAGTTGAAGGCTCTCAACTTCAATGGAAACCGATTCGAAGGGGACTTACCGCAATCCCTGGTTAATTGTAGAAGCCTAGAGGTTTTAGACTTGGGCAACAACAACATGAAGGGTACATTTCCTTACTGGTTGGAAACTCTACCAGAGCTACAAGTGCTTgttttaagctcaaataagTTCCATGGTTTCGTACCTAAGTCGAAAGCAAGAGCTCCTTTCCCCAAGTTACGAGTTCTAGATCTCTCTAACAATGGTTTTGTTGGTCCTTTGCCTGCTTGGTACATTGAGAATCTAAAAGCTATGGCATATCTTGATGAAGGTTATAGCTCTGTGAGATACATGCAGGGCAGTcgttcatataattattcacTCACTTTGACAATAAAAGGATTCACGACGCAACTTGTGAGAATTTTAACCATATTCACAAGCATTGATCTCTCCAATAACAACTTTGAAGGCGTGATTCCAGAAGTTTTGGGGAAGCTAAGTGCACTCAAAGGGCTTAACCTCTCAAGTAACAAAATAGGCGGCGATATCCCACCATCACTAGGACACTTGACCCAACTTGAATGGCTAGATCTCTCATCAAACGAGTTGGTTGGAAAGATTCCAGAGGAATTGGTCGatttaatatttctttcctttatagACCTTTCCGACAATCAACTTGTTGGATCTATACCTCAGGGCAAACAGTTCAACACATTTGAAAACAGTTCCTACGAAGGAAATTTCGGGTTATGTGGCCGCCCATTGTCAAAGTCTTGCAATGAGACACCAAAGCCACCATCGCCAACCTTGCCGTTGGAAGATGACTCAAAATCAGGAATTCAGTTCGGATGGAAAGTTGCGTTGATGGGATATGGATGTGGATTCATATTTGGAGCAGCTGCTTGTTATCTAGTTTTTCAAACTGGAAAACCCAAATGGTTCATCAATTTGGTTGGTGTAAAACAGCATCAGAAGGTAAAAAAGTCGAAGCAGAAGAAAGCTACCAGAAGGGCTGAAAGAAGAAACTAG
- the LOC18599362 gene encoding mitotic-spindle organizing protein 1B — translation MEEAAKTARESLDQAFHISNILDTGLDRRTLSVLIALCDLGLNPEALAAVVKELQREPCPLPPTPAAPSSFP, via the coding sequence ATGGAAGAGGCTGCAAAGACTGCCAGAGAATCTCTTGACCAGGCATTTCACATCTCAAACATTCTTGATACTGGTCTTGATCGGCGCACCCTCTCAGTTCTCATTGCACTCTGTGACCTGGGTCTGAACCCTGAGGCATTGGCTGCTGTTGTTAAAGAACTCCAGAGAGAACCCTGCCCCTTGCCCCCAACACCAGCAGCCCCATCATCATTTCCTTAA